A window of Conger conger chromosome 13, fConCon1.1, whole genome shotgun sequence contains these coding sequences:
- the irs1 gene encoding insulin receptor substrate 1-A isoform X2 yields the protein MASPASDHGCFSDVRKVGYLRKPKSMHRRFFVLRTASVSGPSRLEYYENEKKWRHKSGAPKRSIPLESCFNINKRADSKNKYLVALYTKEEYFAIAADSEQEQDLWYQALLDLHNKVGRSAVTGPGEFWMQVDDSVVAQNMHETILDAMKSMSEEFRPRSKSQSSSNCSTPISVPLRRHHHNNPPPSQVGLGRRSRAESVTATSPAAQGKQTHSFRVRACSDGEGTMSRPASVEGSPGSPCSARTHAQRHRGGSRLHPPLSHSRSIPMPSSRCSPSATSPVSLSSSSTSGHGSTSDCLYPRRSSASASGSPSDGGFISSDEYGSSPCDFRSSFRSTTPDSLEHTPPAREEELNNYMSMSKPSLVPNGHCARPQPRCTPPRLEDSELEKSFRKRTHSSGASPPTVCHQKTPSQSSTASLEEYAPMMSTYSRASLYRQSPFLPAQSYPEESLDLHLEGSRTGRVDDGYMPMSPGVAPVACKSSDYMPMSPKSVSAPQQILSPRQHCRVDSNGYMMMSPSVSCSPESTNFGKVWTNGTNPALCESSEGKGLCGDYINMSPASCSTTSTPPDCYFNQVEETHKPMHSYYSLPRSFRHTHRKQEQSPLRFSVNSGRLVYGDSSSSSASSDSLGGQGNGKLAVKPQDEVDGRLARPTRLSLDGSRASTLPRARESPFPPVPTSPGEYVDMEFSDRPFSASLASLLAPAFVETDSERRSPHSSEYMNMELGARGRKPRPEAKGSACPEDGAEVSSAIPPAGACAGMQTGEYVHMQLGALCHSYPEAQMVVGYSEVSSSADTPSQEGALVNEVPDSSCLGLMGSMSGLSAFSRVNSSPNRNQVAKVIRADPHGRRRHSSETFSSTTAVSGAAAAPPSGEDVKRHSSASFENVWLSPCERREATPATSLQNGLNYMDLDLAKEQIPSRGGPSDPNPYASIRFQKEEHPRKAPGHREE from the exons ATGGCAAGCCCAGCCTCAGATCATGGTTGTTTTTCGGACGTGAGGAAGGTGGGTTATTTAAGGAAACCCAAAAGCATGCACCGGAGATTTTTTGTCTTACGGACTGCGAGTGTCTCTGGACCTTCCAGACTGGAATACTACGAAAACGAGAAAAAATGGAGACACAAATCGGGCGCTCCCAAGAGATCGATTCCATTAGAGAGTTGCTTCAATATTAACAAGAGGGCCGACTCCAAAAACAAGTATCTGGTGGCACTGTACACTAAGGAGGAATATTTTGCAATCGCAGCCGATAGTGAACAGGAGCAGGACCTGTGGTACCAAGCGCTGCTGGATCTGCACAACAAGG TGGGGAGATCTGCTGTTACAGGACCTGGGGAATTCTGGATGCAAGTTGATGACTCTGTTGTAGCGCAGAACATGCATGAAACTATTCTGGATGCCATGAAATCCATGAGTGAGGAATTTCGCCCAAGGAGTAAAAGTCAGTCTTCTTCTAATTGCTCCACTCCTATCTCTGTGCCGCTGAGAAGACACCACCACAACAACCCGCCCCCTAGCCAGGTGGGGCTCGGCAGGAGGTCCCGGGCAGAAAGCGTTACTGCCACCTCTCCTGCGGCCCAAGGAAAACAGACCCATTCTTTCAGAGTGAGAGCCTGCAGTGATGGAGAGGGCACAATGTCCAGACCGGCCTCTGTGGAGGGGAGCCCGGGCAGTCCCTGCTCTGCTCGGACACACGCTCAGAGACACAGGGGCGGCTCCCGGCTCCACCCGCCCCTCAGCCACAGCAGGTCCATCCCCATGCCGTCCTCCCGCTGTTCCCCCTCCGCCACCAGCCCTGTCAGTCTCTCGTCCAGCAGCACCAGTGGCCATGGCTCCACCTCCGACTGCCTGTACCCTCGCCGCTCCAGCGCCTCTGCCTCTGGCTCTCCCAGCGACGGAGGCTTCATTTCCTCTGACGAGTACGGCTCCAGCCCCTGCGACTTCAGGAGCTCTTTCCGCAGCACCACCCCCGACTCCCTGGAGCACACCCCGCCAGCCCGGGAGGAAGAGCTCAATAACTACATGTCCATGTCGAAGCCCAGCCTGGTGCCTAACGGGCACTGCGCTCGCCCCCAACCTCGCTGCACACCCCCCCGACTGGAGGACTCGGAGCTGGAGAAGAGCTTCAGGAAGCGGACTCATTCCTCAGGTGCCTCGCCCCCAACCGTGTGTCACCAGAAGACCCCGTCGCAGTCCTCCACTGCGTCTCTGGAGGAGTATGCACCCATGATGTCCACCTACAGCAGAGCATCGTTGTACAGGCAATCTCCATTTCTGCCTGCGCAGTCGTATCCTGAGGAGAGTCTGGACCTGCACCTGGAGGGCAGCAGGACAGGACGGGTGGATGATGGGTACATGCCCATGTCACCAGGCGTGGCTCCTGTTGCCTGCAAGAGCAGTGATTACATGCCAATGAGTCCCAAAAGTGTGTCTGCTCCCCAGCAGATCCTCAGTCCACGGCAGCATTGCAGAGTGGACTCCAATGGGTACATGATGATGTCGCCTAGTGTGAGCTGTTCCCCAGAAAGCACAAACTTTGGGAAAGTCTGGACCAATGGGACTAATCCCGCACTGTGCGAGAGCAGTGAAGGGAAAGGCTTGTGTGGAGATTATATCAACATGTCCCCCGCAAGCTGCTCCACCACCAGCACTCCACCTGACTGCTACTTTAACCAGGTTGAAGAGACTCACAAACCCATGCACTCCTACTACTCACTACCTCGGTCCTTCCGACACACCCACAGGAAGCAGGAGCAGAGCCCTCTGCGCTTCTCTGTGAACTCCGGCCGGCTGGTCTATGgtgactcctcctcctcctccgccagcAGCGACAGCCTGGGAGGGCAGGGGAATGGGAAGCTGGCGGTCAAACCGCAGGACGAGGTGGATGGGAGGCTGGCGCGGCCGACGCGCCTCTCCTTGGATGGCAGCAGGGCTAGCACGCTCCCACGGGCGCGGGAGAGCCCCTTTCCCCCGGTACCTACGAGCCCGGGAGAGTACGTTGACATGGAGTTCAGCGACAGGCCTTTCTCTGCCAGCCTCGCCTCCCTTCTGGCACCTGCGTTTGTGGAGACCGACTCTGAGAGACGGTCTCCACACTCCTCAGAGTACATGAACATGGAGCTGGGGGCCCGGGGCAGGAAGCCCCGGCCTGAAGCTAAAGGCTCTGCCTGCCCGGAAGACGGTGCAGAGGTTAGCTCAGCCATCCCACCTGCAGGTGCCTGTGCGGGAATGCAGACCGGCGAGTATGTCCACATGCAGCTCGGAGCCTTGTGCCATAGTTACCCAGAGGCACAGATGGTAGTCGGCTACTCGGAGGTAAGCAGCTCTGCTGACACTCCCAGCCAGGAGGGGGCACTAGTGAATGAGGTCCCCGACTCCAGCTGTCTTGGCCTGATGGGATCAATGTCTGGGCTAAGTGCTTTTTCCCGGGTCAATTCTAGTCCTAACCGGAACCAGGTCGCTAAAGTGATCCGGGCCGACCCGCACGGCCGCAGGCGGCACAGTTCGGAGACCTTCTCCTCAACGACCGCGGTGTCCGGAGCGGCGGCAGCCCCGCCCAGCGGTGAGGACGTGAAGCGGCACAGCTCGGCTTCCTTTGAGAACGTGTGGCTGTCGCCCTGCGAGAGGAGGGAGGCCACGCCAGCGACTTCCCTCCAGAATGGCCTCAACTACATGGACCTGGACCTGGCGAAGGAGCAGATCCCATCCAGGGGTGGGCCCTCTGACCCCAACCCCTACGCCAGCATCAGGTTTCAGAAAGAGGAACACCCGAGGAAAGCCCCAGGACATAGAGAAG AATGA
- the irs1 gene encoding insulin receptor substrate 1-B isoform X1 translates to MASPASDHGCFSDVRKVGYLRKPKSMHRRFFVLRTASVSGPSRLEYYENEKKWRHKSGAPKRSIPLESCFNINKRADSKNKYLVALYTKEEYFAIAADSEQEQDLWYQALLDLHNKGKLHEPAGGSAMGEDSYGEATPGPAFKEVWQVILKPKGLGQIKNLIGIYRLCLTNKTISFVKLNSDAAAVVLQLMNIRRCGHSENFFFIEVGRSAVTGPGEFWMQVDDSVVAQNMHETILDAMKSMSEEFRPRSKSQSSSNCSTPISVPLRRHHHNNPPPSQVGLGRRSRAESVTATSPAAQGKQTHSFRVRACSDGEGTMSRPASVEGSPGSPCSARTHAQRHRGGSRLHPPLSHSRSIPMPSSRCSPSATSPVSLSSSSTSGHGSTSDCLYPRRSSASASGSPSDGGFISSDEYGSSPCDFRSSFRSTTPDSLEHTPPAREEELNNYMSMSKPSLVPNGHCARPQPRCTPPRLEDSELEKSFRKRTHSSGASPPTVCHQKTPSQSSTASLEEYAPMMSTYSRASLYRQSPFLPAQSYPEESLDLHLEGSRTGRVDDGYMPMSPGVAPVACKSSDYMPMSPKSVSAPQQILSPRQHCRVDSNGYMMMSPSVSCSPESTNFGKVWTNGTNPALCESSEGKGLCGDYINMSPASCSTTSTPPDCYFNQVEETHKPMHSYYSLPRSFRHTHRKQEQSPLRFSVNSGRLVYGDSSSSSASSDSLGGQGNGKLAVKPQDEVDGRLARPTRLSLDGSRASTLPRARESPFPPVPTSPGEYVDMEFSDRPFSASLASLLAPAFVETDSERRSPHSSEYMNMELGARGRKPRPEAKGSACPEDGAEVSSAIPPAGACAGMQTGEYVHMQLGALCHSYPEAQMVVGYSEVSSSADTPSQEGALVNEVPDSSCLGLMGSMSGLSAFSRVNSSPNRNQVAKVIRADPHGRRRHSSETFSSTTAVSGAAAAPPSGEDVKRHSSASFENVWLSPCERREATPATSLQNGLNYMDLDLAKEQIPSRGGPSDPNPYASIRFQKEEHPRKAPGHREE, encoded by the exons ATGGCAAGCCCAGCCTCAGATCATGGTTGTTTTTCGGACGTGAGGAAGGTGGGTTATTTAAGGAAACCCAAAAGCATGCACCGGAGATTTTTTGTCTTACGGACTGCGAGTGTCTCTGGACCTTCCAGACTGGAATACTACGAAAACGAGAAAAAATGGAGACACAAATCGGGCGCTCCCAAGAGATCGATTCCATTAGAGAGTTGCTTCAATATTAACAAGAGGGCCGACTCCAAAAACAAGTATCTGGTGGCACTGTACACTAAGGAGGAATATTTTGCAATCGCAGCCGATAGTGAACAGGAGCAGGACCTGTGGTACCAAGCGCTGCTGGATCTGCACAACAAGGGTAAGCTGCACGAGCCCGCCGGGGGCAGCGCAATGGGGGAGGACAGTTATGGAGAGGCCACGCCAGGACCTGCCTTTAAAGAAGTTTGGCAGGTTATTTTAAAACCAAAGGGACTGggacaaataaaaaatttaatagGGATTTACAGGTTGTGCCTAACAAATAAAACGATAAGCTTTGTAAAGCTAAACTCGGATGCCGCCGCCGTTGTTCTGCAGCTGATGAACATTCGGAGATGTGGTCATTCTGAAAATTTCTTTTTCATTGAAGTGGGGAGATCTGCTGTTACAGGACCTGGGGAATTCTGGATGCAAGTTGATGACTCTGTTGTAGCGCAGAACATGCATGAAACTATTCTGGATGCCATGAAATCCATGAGTGAGGAATTTCGCCCAAGGAGTAAAAGTCAGTCTTCTTCTAATTGCTCCACTCCTATCTCTGTGCCGCTGAGAAGACACCACCACAACAACCCGCCCCCTAGCCAGGTGGGGCTCGGCAGGAGGTCCCGGGCAGAAAGCGTTACTGCCACCTCTCCTGCGGCCCAAGGAAAACAGACCCATTCTTTCAGAGTGAGAGCCTGCAGTGATGGAGAGGGCACAATGTCCAGACCGGCCTCTGTGGAGGGGAGCCCGGGCAGTCCCTGCTCTGCTCGGACACACGCTCAGAGACACAGGGGCGGCTCCCGGCTCCACCCGCCCCTCAGCCACAGCAGGTCCATCCCCATGCCGTCCTCCCGCTGTTCCCCCTCCGCCACCAGCCCTGTCAGTCTCTCGTCCAGCAGCACCAGTGGCCATGGCTCCACCTCCGACTGCCTGTACCCTCGCCGCTCCAGCGCCTCTGCCTCTGGCTCTCCCAGCGACGGAGGCTTCATTTCCTCTGACGAGTACGGCTCCAGCCCCTGCGACTTCAGGAGCTCTTTCCGCAGCACCACCCCCGACTCCCTGGAGCACACCCCGCCAGCCCGGGAGGAAGAGCTCAATAACTACATGTCCATGTCGAAGCCCAGCCTGGTGCCTAACGGGCACTGCGCTCGCCCCCAACCTCGCTGCACACCCCCCCGACTGGAGGACTCGGAGCTGGAGAAGAGCTTCAGGAAGCGGACTCATTCCTCAGGTGCCTCGCCCCCAACCGTGTGTCACCAGAAGACCCCGTCGCAGTCCTCCACTGCGTCTCTGGAGGAGTATGCACCCATGATGTCCACCTACAGCAGAGCATCGTTGTACAGGCAATCTCCATTTCTGCCTGCGCAGTCGTATCCTGAGGAGAGTCTGGACCTGCACCTGGAGGGCAGCAGGACAGGACGGGTGGATGATGGGTACATGCCCATGTCACCAGGCGTGGCTCCTGTTGCCTGCAAGAGCAGTGATTACATGCCAATGAGTCCCAAAAGTGTGTCTGCTCCCCAGCAGATCCTCAGTCCACGGCAGCATTGCAGAGTGGACTCCAATGGGTACATGATGATGTCGCCTAGTGTGAGCTGTTCCCCAGAAAGCACAAACTTTGGGAAAGTCTGGACCAATGGGACTAATCCCGCACTGTGCGAGAGCAGTGAAGGGAAAGGCTTGTGTGGAGATTATATCAACATGTCCCCCGCAAGCTGCTCCACCACCAGCACTCCACCTGACTGCTACTTTAACCAGGTTGAAGAGACTCACAAACCCATGCACTCCTACTACTCACTACCTCGGTCCTTCCGACACACCCACAGGAAGCAGGAGCAGAGCCCTCTGCGCTTCTCTGTGAACTCCGGCCGGCTGGTCTATGgtgactcctcctcctcctccgccagcAGCGACAGCCTGGGAGGGCAGGGGAATGGGAAGCTGGCGGTCAAACCGCAGGACGAGGTGGATGGGAGGCTGGCGCGGCCGACGCGCCTCTCCTTGGATGGCAGCAGGGCTAGCACGCTCCCACGGGCGCGGGAGAGCCCCTTTCCCCCGGTACCTACGAGCCCGGGAGAGTACGTTGACATGGAGTTCAGCGACAGGCCTTTCTCTGCCAGCCTCGCCTCCCTTCTGGCACCTGCGTTTGTGGAGACCGACTCTGAGAGACGGTCTCCACACTCCTCAGAGTACATGAACATGGAGCTGGGGGCCCGGGGCAGGAAGCCCCGGCCTGAAGCTAAAGGCTCTGCCTGCCCGGAAGACGGTGCAGAGGTTAGCTCAGCCATCCCACCTGCAGGTGCCTGTGCGGGAATGCAGACCGGCGAGTATGTCCACATGCAGCTCGGAGCCTTGTGCCATAGTTACCCAGAGGCACAGATGGTAGTCGGCTACTCGGAGGTAAGCAGCTCTGCTGACACTCCCAGCCAGGAGGGGGCACTAGTGAATGAGGTCCCCGACTCCAGCTGTCTTGGCCTGATGGGATCAATGTCTGGGCTAAGTGCTTTTTCCCGGGTCAATTCTAGTCCTAACCGGAACCAGGTCGCTAAAGTGATCCGGGCCGACCCGCACGGCCGCAGGCGGCACAGTTCGGAGACCTTCTCCTCAACGACCGCGGTGTCCGGAGCGGCGGCAGCCCCGCCCAGCGGTGAGGACGTGAAGCGGCACAGCTCGGCTTCCTTTGAGAACGTGTGGCTGTCGCCCTGCGAGAGGAGGGAGGCCACGCCAGCGACTTCCCTCCAGAATGGCCTCAACTACATGGACCTGGACCTGGCGAAGGAGCAGATCCCATCCAGGGGTGGGCCCTCTGACCCCAACCCCTACGCCAGCATCAGGTTTCAGAAAGAGGAACACCCGAGGAAAGCCCCAGGACATAGAGAAG AATGA
- the rhbdd1 gene encoding rhomboid-related protein 4, whose translation MRNRHRGGNLGLLLLASQVFQMGTDNIPPVTLAALGLNVYLFLFPLAPLMRACVSVQTCWGGDWRRLLLAPLHHADDWHLYYNMVSLLWKGSRLERRLGGPWFAYLLSVFSLLTGVVYLLLEKGLAELTDDPSYNMQCAVGFSGVLFGLKVVNSHQFPGGVTNVMGFPVANSYACWAELILIHVMSPGTSFVGHLAGILVGLLYTKGPLMSVMKVCAGFSGTRSNSPYAQNERPQAHTPRPGLNPYTTGLSEEEEYEAAIRASMRDRGGATHESPAYGFHIPPSQPDNLEEIRLRRLQRFAR comes from the exons ATGAGGAACCGACACAGGGGAGGGAACctgggcctgctgctgctggcctCGCAGGTGTTCCAGATGGGGACGGACAACATCCCGCCCGTGACACTGGCGGCCCTGGGGCTGAACGTCTACCTGTTCCTGTTCCCCCTGGCGCCCCTGATGCGCGCGTGCGTCAGCGTGCAGACGTGCTGGGGCGGGGACTGGCGTCGCCTGCTCCTGGCCCCCCTGCACCATGCCGATGACTGGCACCTGTACTACAACATGGTGTCCCTGCTGTGGAAGGGCTCCCGCCTGGAGCGCAGGCTGGGCGGGCCCTGGTTCGCTTACCTGCTGTCCGTCTTCTCCCTGCTCACGGGCGTGGTCTACCTGCTGCTGGAGAAGGGGCTGGCTGAGCTGACCGACGACCCCTCTTACAACATGCAGTGCGCAGTGGGcttttcag GAGTGCTGTTTGGCTTAAAGGTGGTGAATAGCCATCAATTTCCTGGGGGTGTCACTAACGTGATGGGCTTTCCAGTGGCCAATAGTTATGCCTGCTGGGCGGAACTGATCCTCATTCATGTGATGTCACCAGG GACCTCATTTGTGGGACATCTGGCTGGTATCCTTGTGGGCCTTCTCTACACCAAAGGTCCTCTGATGTCTGTCATGaaagtgtgtgcag GATTCAGTGGGACACGTTCAAATTCTCCATACGCCCAGAACGAGCGCCCCCAGGCCCACACTCCCCGTCCGGGGCTCAACCCCTACACCACTGGCCtatcagaggaggaggagtatgAGGCTGCAATCAGGGCCAGCATGAGAGACCGAG GGGGCGCTACTCATGAAAGCCCAGCGTACGGGTTTCATATCCCACCATCACAACCAGATAATTTGGAGGAGATTCGCCTACGCAGACTGCAGAGATTTGCCCGCTGA